The following are encoded together in the bacterium genome:
- a CDS encoding GTPase, producing MPANLPPQYQKLEEEYRQEKDLGRRLELLQEMLREIPKHKGTNHLQGELKAKISKLKAQLEGAKKPSGAKHAAPDHIPREGAGQFVLFGPPNGGKSSIIGALTNAHVEITEWPFATRKPSPGMARWENVKLQLIDTPSIAPEYCESYVFNLIRTADAGVLVLSLGDDDLLERYEYVIHRVHEGKVRLAGLVAPDPRFPTALEKKTLIAATGMDLPDAATRLDLLRDTIGNRAAIVPIAIPTRAGLDDFLARAFALLELMRVYTKAPGQKPDLEDPILLPHQAMVADAARAIHKDIAERLQFARIWSRVKPALDGTRVPADHHVEDGDILEFHF from the coding sequence ATGCCGGCGAATCTTCCGCCCCAGTACCAGAAACTCGAGGAGGAGTACCGTCAGGAAAAAGACCTCGGACGGCGCCTGGAACTCCTGCAGGAGATGTTGCGGGAGATCCCCAAGCACAAGGGCACCAATCACCTGCAAGGAGAGCTGAAAGCAAAGATTTCAAAGCTGAAGGCCCAGCTTGAAGGCGCGAAGAAACCCAGCGGCGCCAAACATGCCGCCCCGGATCATATCCCGCGCGAAGGAGCCGGGCAGTTTGTCCTCTTTGGACCGCCCAATGGCGGCAAGTCGAGTATCATTGGCGCGTTGACCAACGCCCATGTTGAGATCACCGAGTGGCCCTTTGCCACGCGCAAGCCGTCGCCGGGCATGGCCCGTTGGGAGAATGTGAAATTGCAGTTGATCGACACGCCTTCGATCGCGCCGGAATACTGCGAGAGCTATGTCTTCAATCTGATCCGCACCGCCGATGCCGGCGTGCTGGTGCTGTCGCTGGGCGACGATGACCTGCTGGAGCGTTACGAATATGTGATCCACCGTGTGCATGAGGGCAAGGTGCGCCTGGCCGGGCTGGTCGCGCCCGATCCGCGCTTTCCGACCGCGCTGGAGAAGAAGACCCTGATTGCCGCCACCGGCATGGATCTGCCCGATGCCGCGACACGGCTCGATCTGTTGCGCGATACCATTGGCAACCGCGCGGCAATTGTCCCGATCGCGATCCCGACCCGCGCCGGGCTGGATGATTTTCTGGCGCGCGCGTTTGCGCTCCTGGAATTGATGCGTGTCTACACCAAGGCGCCCGGGCAGAAGCCCGATCTTGAGGATCCGATCCTGTTGCCGCATCAGGCGATGGTGGCCGATGCCGCGCGCGCGATTCACAAGGACATCGCCGAACGGCTGCAATTCGCGCGCATCTGGAGCCGCGTGAAACCGGCGCTGGATGGCACACGCGTTCCGGCCGATCATCATGTAGAGGATGGCGACATCCTCGAGTTT